From a single Nicotiana tomentosiformis chromosome 2, ASM39032v3, whole genome shotgun sequence genomic region:
- the LOC104110208 gene encoding aquaporin TIP1-1: protein MPISRIAIGRPEEATHPDALKAALAEFISTLIFVFAGSGSGVAFSKLTGGGANTPAGLIAAAIAHAFGLFVAVSVGANISGGHVNPAVTFGAFVGGNITLLRGILYWIAQLLGSVVACLLLKFTTGGLEIGAFGLSDGVGVGNALVLEIVMTFGLVYTVYATAVDPNKGSLGTIAPIAIGFIVGANILAGGAFDGASMNPAVSFGPAVVSWSWANHWVYWAGPLIGGGLAGLVYEFFFINQTHEPLPQ, encoded by the exons ATGCCGATCAGCCGGATAGCAATTGGAAGGCCGGAGGAAGCCACTCACCCCGACGCCTTAAAGGCGGCGTTGGCGGAGTTTATTTCCACCTTAATTTTCGTATTTGCAGGTTCAGGTTCAGGTGTAGCATTTAGCAAGTTGACTGGTGGTGGTGCTAACACACCTGCTGGTCTTATTGCTGCTGCTATTGCTCATGCTTTTGGGTTGTTCGTGGCGGTTTCCGTTGGCGCTAACATTTCCGGTGGACATGTTAACCCTGCTGTCACCTTTGGTGCGTTTGTTGGTGGTAATATTACACTTTTACGTGGAATTCTTTACTGGATTGCTCAGTTGCTTGGCTCTGTTGTTGCTTGCTTGCTTCTCAAGTTCACCACTGGTGGCTTG GAGATAGGTGCATTCGGCTTGTCTGATGGAGTGGGTGTAGGAAACGCATTGGTACTTGAAATAGTAATGACATTTGGCCTAGTCTACACCGTGTACGCTACCGCAGTGGATCCAAATAAGGGTAGTTTGGGAACAATTGCACCAATTGCAATTGGTTTCATTGTTGGAGCCAATATTTTGGCTGGTGGGGCCTTTGATGGAGCGTCAATGAACCCAGCAGTTTCTTTCGGCCCAGCAGTTGTGAGCTGGAGCTGGGCCAACCACTGGGTTTACTGGGCTGGGCCTTTGATTGGTGGTGGGCTTGCTGGGCTTGTTTATGAGTTCTTCTTCATTAACCAGACCCATGAACCTTTGCCCCAATAA